The following coding sequences lie in one Drosophila sulfurigaster albostrigata strain 15112-1811.04 chromosome 2R, ASM2355843v2, whole genome shotgun sequence genomic window:
- the LOC133835684 gene encoding 116 kDa U5 small nuclear ribonucleoprotein component, with the protein MDSDLYDEFGNYIGPDLDSDEDDDQSIYGQPDVPDDQDEDGMDEDEAEPQDDEDKEVTAVVLHEDKRYYPSAVEVYGPDVETIVQEEDAQPLDKPLIEPVKKLKFQIKEQDLPETTYDMEFMADLMDTPPLIRNVALIGHLHHGKTTFVDCLIRQTHPQFENMEERSLRYTDTLFTEQERGCSIKATPVTLVLQDVKQKSYLLNIFDTPGHVNFSDEATAAMRMSDGVVLFIDASEGVMLNTERLLKHAVQERLAITVCINKIDRLILELKLPPQDAYFKLKHIVEEINGLLSTYGSAEDNLMVSPVLGNVCFASSLYGFCFTLKSFAKLYADTYEGVNYNEFAKRLWGDMYFHSKSRKFTKKPPHSSAQRSFVEFILEPMYKLIAQVVGDVDTTLSETLSELSVRVSKEEMKSNIRPLLRVVCNRFMGDCSGFVDMCVEHIKSPLENAKRKVDHIYTGPKEGDIYRDMISCNQYGTLMVHSSKMYPNDDCTFFQVLARIVSGTLHAGQEVRVLGENYTLQDEEDSRILQVGRLWVYEARYKVELNRVPSGNWVLIEGIDQCIVKTSSIVDINVPEDLYIFRPLKFNTQSIIKIAVEPVNPSELPKMLDGLRKVNKSYPLLSTRVEESGEHVILGTGELYLDCVMHDLRKMYSEIDIKVADPVVAFCETVVETSSLKCFAETPNKKNKITMISEPLEKGLAEDIENETVCINWNKKRIGEFFQVNYDWDLLAARSIWAFGPDTTGPNILVDDTLPSEVDKNLLTAVKDSIVQGFQWGTREGPLCEEPIRNVKFKILDAVIANEALHRGGGQIIPTARRVAYSAFLMATPRLMEPYLFVEVQAPADCVSAVYTVLARRRGHVTQDAPVSGSPIYTIKAFIPAIDSFGFETDLRTHTQGQAFCLSVFHHWQIVPGDPLDKSIVIRPLEPQQASHLAREFMIKTRRRKGLSEDVSINKFFDDPMLLELARQDVLLNYPL; encoded by the exons ATGGATTCCGATTTGTATGATGAGTTTGGCAACTACATAGGACCCGACTTGGACagcgatgaggatgatgatcAGAGCATTTATGGCCAACCCGATGTGCCAGATGATCAAGAT GAGGATGGCATGGATGAGGACGAAGCAGAGCCACAAGACGATGAGGATAAAGAGGTGACTGCAGTTGTGCTACACGAGGATAAACGATATTATCCGTCGGCCGTAGAAGTCTACGGCCCAGATGTGGAGACTATAGTGCAAGAGGAGGATGCACAACCGCTGGATAAGCCGCTCATTGAGCCCGTGAAGAAGCTCAAGTTTCAGATCAAGGAACAGGATTTGCCTGAAACAACTTATGATATGGAATTCATGGCTGATTTGATGGATACTCCGCCATTGATTCGCAATGTGGCTTTGATTGGTCACTTGCATCATGGCAAAACCACTTTCGTGGACTGCTTGATACGTCAGACGCATCCGCAGTTCGAGAACATGGAAGAGCGTTCCTTGAGATACACGGATACCTTGTTCACTGAACAGGAGCGTGGCTGCAGCATTAAGGCTACGCCGGTGACGCTTGTGTTGCAGGATGTCAAGCAGAAGAGCTACTTGCTCAACATATTCGATACGCCTGGTCATGTGAACTTCTCCGATGAGGCAACAGCTGCTATGCGCATGAGCGATGGCGTTGTGCTCTTCATTGATGCATCCGAAGGCGTCATGCTGAACACCGAACGTCTGCTGAAGCATGCGGTGCAGGAGCGATTGGCCATCACTGTGTGCATCAATAAG aTTGACCGTCTCATTctggagctgaagctgccGCCACAGGATGCGTACTTCAAGCTCAAGCACATCGTGGAGGAAATTAATGGTTTGCTTAG CACTTATGGCAGCGCAGAGGACAATTTGATGGTCTCTCCCGTGCTTGGCAATGTTTGTTTTGCCAGTTCGTTGTACGGCTTTTGCTTCACTCTCAAATCCTTTGCCAAACTCTATGCTGATACCTACGAGGGAGTCAATTACAATGAGTTTGCCAAGCGGCTGTGGGGTGACATGTATTTCCACAGCAAATC GCGCAAATTCACCAAGAAGCCGCCGCATAGCTCGGCACAGCGCAGCTTTGTGGAGTTCATTTTGGAGCCCATGTACAAGCTGATTGCTCAAGTTGTGGGTGATGTAGACACCACGCTGTCGGAAACTTTGTCGGAGTTGAGTGTGCGCGTTTCCAAGGAGGAAATGAAGTCCAACATACGTCCATTGTTGCGTGTGGTGTGCAACAGATTTATGGGCGATTGCAGCGGATTTGTGGACATGTGTGTGGAGCACATCAAATCGCCGCTGGAGAATGCCAAACGCAAAGTAGATCACATTTATACGGGACCCAAGGAAGGCGACATTTATCGCGACATGATTTCATGTAATCAGTATGGCACGCTGATGGTGCACAGCTCCAAGATGTATCCCAACGATGACTGCACCTTCTTCCAGGTGCTGGCACGCATTGTCTCCGGCACTTTGCATGCTGGACAGGAAGTGCGTGTGCTTGGAGAAAACTATACACTGCAGGACGAAGAGGATTCACGTATACTTCAAGTGGGCAGACTTTGGGTCTACGAAGCTCGCTACAAAGTGGAGCTGAATCGCGTTCCTTCGGGTAATTGGGTGCTCATCGAAGGCATTGATCAGTGTATTGTGAAGACTTCCAGCATTGTGGATATCAATGTGCCAGAAGATCTCTATATATTCCGACCACTAAAGTTCAACACACAGAGCATTATCAAGATTGCCGTAGAGCCAGTGAATCCGTCAGAGTTGCCCAAAATGTTGGATGGTCTGCGTAAAGTTAACAAATCGTATCCTTTGTTGTCCACTCGCGTCGAGGAGTCGGGCGAACACGTTATTCTCGGAACTGGCGAACTGTACTTGGATTGTGTGATGCACGATCTGCGCAAAATGTATTCGGAGATTGACATTAAGGTCGCTGATCCCGTGGTGGCTTTCTGTGAAACTGTTGTGGAAACTAGTTCACTGAAGTGTTTCGCAGAGACGCcaaacaagaagaacaagatTACCATGATATCGGAGCCACTGGAGAAAGGATTGGCCGAGGACATTGAGAATGAGACCGTCTGCATCAATTGGAATAAGAAACGCATTGGCGAATTCTTCCAAGTTAACTACGACTGGGATTTGCTGGCCGCACGTTCCATTTGGGCTTTTGGACCAGACACAACAGGACCCAATATTCTAGTGGATGATACGCTGCCCTCGGAGGTGGACAAGAATCTATTGACTGCCGTCAAGGACTCGATTGTGCAAGGTTTCCAGTGGGGCACACGAGAGGGGCCGCTTTGCGAGGAGCCCATACGTAATGTGAAGTTTAAAATTCTAGACGCAGTCATTGCCAACGAGGCGCTGCATCGTGGTGGCGGCCAAATCATTCCCACGGCACGTCGTGTGGCCTATTCGGCTTTCCTGATGGCCACGCCGCGTCTCATGGAACcgtatttgtttgttgagGTGCAGGCACCCGCCGATTGTGTGTCCGCTGTCTACACGGTGCTGGCGCGACGCAG AGGACATGTGACGCAAGATGCTCCAGTTTCAGGCTCACCGATTTACACAATCAAAGCATTTATACCCGCCATTGATTCGTTCGGTTTCGAGACAGATCTGCGCACACACACCCAGGGTCAGGCCTTCTGTCTGTCCGTGTTCCATCACTGGCAAATCGTGCCCGGCGATCCGCTGGACAAGAGCATTGTCATCCGGCCACTGGAGCCGCAGCAGGCGTCGCATTTAGCTCGTGAGTTTATGATCAAGACACGAAGACGCAAAGGTCTCTCTGAGGATGTGTCCATCAACAAGTTCTTCGACGATCCTATGTTGTTGGAGCTGGCGCGACAAGATGTCTTGCTCAACTATCCACTATAA